Below is a genomic region from Methanobacterium sp..
AGAATAGATTAAAGTGACTACTAAGGTAAACAGGTATGCTGTGAGTGTTGCGATTGCTGCGGCAATTATACCAAAACTGGGTATGAATATAATATTTAGAATTACATTAATGGCAGCAGCAGCCATCCACTGTGAACCCATAATTTTTGTTTTCTTTTCCAATATCAGAATTTGGACAATTATCCCATATAATCCCACTAAAAGCGCGCCTAATGCAACAAAAGGGGTTATAAAATAACCATTCTGTGCGAATTCTGGTTTATGTGTTATTACAAGGAGTAGTGGTTCTGATAGAAAGGATAAACCAAAGACTGCAGGTATCGCTAGCAGCATGAAATATTTAATAGAATAGTCTAAATGTTTTTTAACTTCTCCTATTTCATTTTGATCATAATATTTTGACAGTAAAGCTGGTAAAATAAAACTAAACGGTGCTGCAAACATTGTTATTACAATACCCAGGGTATATGCAGGCGTATAATAACTAACAAATGTTGTTCCCAGTATAAACAGGATTAGATAACGGTCGCTTGCATCTACTATCCAGCTGGATAAATTACCTGGAATTGTGGGCATACCAAATGATAGATATTTGCGTATGCTTTTAAATTTAGGGAGTTTAAATCCAATTTGGCGAAGAACTAACCAAATTGAAGCTAAAGCTACAATAAATTGCGCTATGAAATATCCAAATATGGCTCCTTCTATTTTATGGCCTGATTCTAGAAGGCATACTACTATGGCTACCATGAGATATGTCTGTATCAGTGAAAGTATTGAGATTATTTTCATCTGCTGGAATGTTCTAAAGAAACTGGAGAAAGAAATGTATATTATACTTGCTAAAGTAGTTAAGGTCAATAATGTGGATATTACTGTATTGCCATTAAAAAGAATTAATGCTATCTGTTTTGATAATAAAAGAAGTATTATTGAGGTAATTATGCCTACAAATAGTAATAAAAATGTAATAGAATAAAATTCTTCTTTTATATTCTCTTTTTCAGTTTTAATAGCTAAAAATCTAACCATTGAATATGGAAGGCCTAGTGTTACAATTAAGGGTATGATCCCAACAGTTGTAATAAATATGGTCCATATTGCATAATCTTGAGTTGTTAAATTTTGGGTTAAAAATGGCAGTAAAATAAGTGAACTTAAACTTACAAATATATTTGTCACGCCGAATAAGCCAATTCGCTGTACAAAAAGCTTATATTCGCTCAAAAGCTCACCATTATCTGATTATTAACAAATGCTGTATTTGAGTCTTGTATTTTTGTTAATTCTGGTATTTAAATCGATGTAAGTATCAAGACATACAAGGTTAATAATAGAATAAAGTAACATATTAAGATTACTAAAATACACATTTCTACTTTCTATTTAAATAAATCATTACTTGCCTATGATAGGTAAACTGGGTTTAAAATACAAAAACAAGCTAAAATCACTAACAAAAATTTGGATTTTAAATAGCTTAATCCGAGATATGGGTTTATTAATAGTAAATGATGTAAAAAAGTTAAAAAACGAATACATTTGGTAAACAAGGATTAAAATAAAGTTCTTTTATTTAACCACAGGCATACCTAAAATATCCTTTTCTCCTTCAAAAACGGCTTTTGCGATCTGGGCGCTTCCAACAGAACCTGATCTTTCCCCAATTCTAACAACCGGTGCAATATTTTCAACCTCTTTTTTAATGGCACCAAATATATCGATTGGTTCTTGCATAGATCCAGTAGAGCCAGTTAATATAATCCCATCAACATTTTTTGCTATTCCTGCAAGCCCATAGATCTCCATCACGATTGTCATAATCATGGTATCTATAGCAAGTTTTGCTTTACTGTCGCATTTTAAATAATTTTTAATGATTTCATCTTTCATATGGCTTACTTTTCCATATACATCAGCTATTTTTACAGCTCCTGCACGTGAAAAACATTCATTGGCAGTTCTAACTCCGTCATCGATATCCCTAATCATTTTAAGGTCAAGCGGGCCGTGAATAGTTCCCATAGCACCTATACATGCATCCATTGCTCCTTTGATTATCCCGTCTTCAATCAGCATAGTTACCGTATTAGAACTGATATCTGCTACTATCATATTTTTAAAGCCTGTTTCCATGAACGCGTTATAACATATACTGACTTTTTCAGAGCTGGCATGATGAGAATAAGCAGCTTTAAAACGTTTATCAAGGCACGTGGTTTCATCGTGAATTCCAGGTATTACAACTGTTGGAATCCCTGAATTTTTGATTTCATCGTAAACTGCTGTTCCGCCACCTGTTACTTTTCCAGCGCCTTCCATTGATTTAATTCCTCTGTTTTTCACTTTTTCTATTGGAGTCACGGCTTTTAGGGCATCTCCCATGGCATAGGTTATTGCCATGAGGTCAATTGAGTTTAAATCAACTCTTTTTGAAAGTTCTTTTAATGCAGAGACTTTTCCAGCAGATAAGTCTTCCCGCAGGATTTTAAAATGAGTAGTTTCGTTATCGAGAATTGTAAAAGAGACTCCTGTAGTCCCATGATCCATTCCAACAAATACCATGGATTCACCTTTATGCAATTATAAAATATCAAATAATTTCGAGCTTAAAATTTAAAAACAAAAAAAGGGGATTATTTTTGTAATCCGCAAAGTTTCCTGAGTTTTGTACCTACCTTTTCAATCTGGAGGTCGTCTTCCATTGCTCTCATTCTACCGAGCATAGGAGCTTTGGCCTGGTTTTCAAGGGCAAATTCTTTGGTAAATTTACCAGTCTGGATTTCTTTGAGAATTTCTTTCATAGCAGCCCTTGATTCGTCGGTTATAACTCTATCTCTTCTTGTAAGTCCTCCGTATTCTGCGGTGTTACTTACATCGTGCCACATTCCAGCAAAACCCTGTTTGTATATGAGGTCTACTATGAGTTTTAATTCGTGGCATGTTTCGAAGTATGCGATTTCTGGCTGGTATCCAGCATCTACAAGTGTTTGGAAACCTGCTTTTATTAGCTCAGTTGCTCCTCCACAGAGTACTGCCTGTTCACCGAATAAATCAGTTTCTGTTTCTTCTTTGAAGGTTGTTTCAAGTACTCCTGCTCTTGTAAGTCCTGATCCTTTGGCCATTGCAAGTGCAATTTCTTTTGCATTTCCAGTTGCGTCTTGTTCGACTGCTACGAGTCCTGGAACTCCAAATCCTTCTTCGTATTCTCTTCTAACTGTTGCACCAGGTGCTTTTGGAGCTACCATTGTAACATTAACATTTGCAGGTGCTTTTATGTAGTTGTAGTGTATGTTGTACCCGTGTGAGAATGAAAGGGTGTTGCCTTCTTCTAACCCTTCTTCAATTGCGTTTGCATAAACTGCAGCTTGAATTTCGTCAGGGATTAATATGTGAATTACGTCTGCTTTTAAAGCTGCTTCTTCCATGGTTAATACAGTTAAACCATCAGCTTTTGCTTTATCCCATGATGCTCCGCCTTTTCTAAGTCCGACAACAACATTTAATCCACTTTCAGACATGTTTAATGCTTGTGCCCTTCCCTGGCTACCATAACCTATAACTGCTATAGTTTTATCTTTTAAAACGTCTAAATCTACGTCTTTTTCGTAATGTATATTCATTTAATGCCTCCAAAAAATATTTTCACTATTTTTTGAGGTTCAGAAAATCTCTCAAAAATTCTTCGAATTTTTGGAGCACGAAACCAAATGTTTCGTAAGCTTCGATTTTTCTCAACCTCCCGATGATTTTGAGTTAAACGATTTACCGTAATGGGTAAAAAATTAATGCCACTACAATATTTGAACCGTGGATTTATAAATTTTATCATAGCATATTTTTGACCCTAAATTAAGCGCTGAAATTAGAAGTTGTGTGCTAAAATAGTAATTCCTAGGAAAATTAAGACAAATAGTAAAATTATGTGTCCGTATTTTTTAATTTTATCCCCTAAAATACTGTTTTCTACCAAATTAAAGCTGATATAACACCATACTGCGATCATTACTATAAATACTGATATTACAACGAGCATCTGATGGAGTCCTATACTTGCAAATAGGGGGACATAAACTCCAATATTATCTCCGCCGTTTGTAAATGAAACAAGTGCCACCAACGATGACTTTGAATTTCTAAATTTTGAAAAAAAGCCCTTATTTTCTTCATTTATATTATAATTTGCTGAAATATCTTTGTTATCTTTTAAATCCTTTAGATTTTTGAGCCCGATAATTATGGGCAATATACCAAGCATCCCGATCCAGTTAACTGGAATAACTAACTTTAAAAAATAGCTTAATGCACTTATGGCAATTAAAGCCATAACTCCAATATACTGACCTAAAACAATCTGTTTAACCTTAAATTCTTTATTTGAAAAGAATATCATTAAAACAAAAAGATCATCAAGATTAGTTGCTATAAACATTGCAACAGCTGTAAAAATTAGAAAGATAAATTCTATCATGGTACAAAATAATAAATAGGGGCCCTCAAAAATCGTTGATTTTTGGGCCGAGGAAACACAGCATGCAAACACAAAGTGTTTGCTGCCCGGAAAATCGTAGATTTTCCGACGGCATTCGAAAATTTTCAATTTTTGATGTTTGAGGAACATAGTTCCTCAACCGCAAAAAACTTTGTTTTTTGCATGTTGAAGGAAATCTTTGATTTCCTGAACAGCAAAATCCTACGGATTTCGCATGCGTCAAATCAAAGCTGGAGAAAAATGTTATGCATTTTTCTACGCGTAAAAAAATCGTAGCTTACGAAAATCGTAGATTTTCGTGCCCCAAAAATTCTTCGAATTTTTGAGGGATTTTTTTAAGATTTGACAGTTTCCTACGGCATGTAAAAATCATAGAATTTTCGAGTGCATTAAATAGTTTTAACACCTCTAGACATTGCAGTAGGGCCTGTCCTTGCAATTTCTTTGATTCCGAAACCTTTTACAAGGTCGATAAGAGCGTCAATTTTATCTGATGCCCCTGTCATCTCTATGGTGAGAGTTTCAGGGCTTACATCTATTACACGTCCTCTAAAGATATTTACATATTGAACAACTTCGGCCCTTACTTTTTCTGTTGGTGAATGAACTTTAATCAGGCAAAGCTCTCTTTTAACAGTATTTTCAGGCTCCAGATCTCTTACTTTAATGACATCTATGATCTTGTTCAACTGTTTTGTAATCTGTTCCAGGACTTTCCCGTCGCCTTTTGCAATTATGGTCATTCGAGCGATTTCCTCTTGCTCTGAAGTTCCAACTGTGATGCTCTCTATGTTAAATCCCCTTCTTGTAAAGAGTCCTGCAACTCTCTGGAGTACACCAGGCTTATGAAGTACAAGTGCGCTAATAATGTGGGTTCTTTGATCTTCCATCTTAATCACCTGCCCTTTCTTTAGCTGTTTCATGATATGGTATATCTTCAGAGTGGTTAGACTCGGTTTTGTACTCCCCAACTATTTCGGTGAGGCCGCATCCTGGCGGTACCATTGGAAGGATTTCATCTGGATCAATTGTAACGTCGATGAGTGTTGGTTCACCTGAGTTAATTGCACTGGACAGTACCTCACGAAGTTCACCAGGCTTTTCTACACGGTCTGCAGCAACTCCAAATGCTTCTGCAAGTTTAACAAAGTCAGGAGACTCTCCTAAGTGAGTATGTGATAACCTTTTCTCGTAAAATAGGTTTTGCCACTGAGCAACCATTCCTAAATATCTGTTATCTAAAACACATATTACAACTGGAATGTCGTATTCTTTCACAGTTGCAAGTTCCTGTGATACCATTAAGAACCCACCGTCACCTGCAACAGCTACAACATCGCTTTCAGGCATTGCAACTTTTGCACCTATTGCAGCAGGGAACCCGAATCCCATAGTTCCAAGCCCTCCAGATGATAAGAATGTTTTAGGTTTTCTGGATGTGAAGTAGTGAGCCATCCACATCTGGTTCTGCCCAACATCTGTTGTAACGATTGTATCATCATCTACAGCTTCTGCTATCTCCTTTATAACCTGCTGTGGTTTTAATGGTGTGTCATCAAATGACATTTTAGGTATGCATGTCTGTTTGAAGTTTTTAACACGGTTTACCCATTCCATGCTTTTATTGCTCATTTTATTTTGAGAGATAGCTCTTATGAGGTTTGATAAAATGATCTTTGCATCACCAACAATCGGAATGTCAACATCTACATTTTTCCCTATTTCTGCAGGGTCGATATCTATGTGGATTATTTTGGCATTTTTAGCAAATTCACTTATTTTTCCGGTTGTCCTGTCTGAGAACCTGCATCCAACAGCAATCAGACAATCACATTTATCTACAGCAAAATTAGCAGGTAATCTGCCGTGCATCCCGAGCATTCCAAGGGAAAGGTCATGATCTTCAGGGAAAGATCCTTTACCAAGAAGTGAAGTTGTTACAGGAGCTTTAACTAATTCTGAAAGCTTTAAAAGCTCTTCTGATGAATTTGATATAATAACTCCGCCACCTGCAAGTATAACTGGTTTTTTAGCGTTTCCAATTAAGCTTGCTGCCCTCTTTATCTGTAAAGGGTGGCCTTTTCTTGTTGGTTTGTATCCTGGTAAAGTGATTTTGACATCATTTTCAAAATCTAGTTCCTGTTCCTGGATATCTTTTGGTAGATCTAGAACTACTGGTCCAGGTCTTCCTGTTCCGGCTATATAAAATGCTGATTTAACCATTTCGGGAATTTCTTTTGAAGTTATAGGTTGGAAATTATGTTTAGTAATAGGCATTGTCATTCCAATTGTATCTACTTCCTGGAACGCGTCATTACCAATTAGTCCTGTTGGAACCTGTCCTGCAATAGCTACGATTGGGGATGAGTCCATATAAGCAGTTGCTATCCCTGTCACGAGATTTGTTGCTCCAGGACCTGATGTTGCAATACAAACACCCACTTTTCCAGATGCCCTTGCATATCCATCTGCAGCGTGAGCTGCGCATTGTTCATGTCTTACTAAAATGTGTCTTAGGTCAGAATCGTAGATCATATCGTATAGAGGAAGTAACTGTCCCCCGGGATATCCAAATACAACATCTACTCCCTGATTTTCCAGTGATTTAAGTAGTGCTTCTCCGCCTCTCATTATAAACACCTGTAAAATTTATGTATATTATTGGCTAGTTTTCATATTTATTTATTCTGAGATATATTAATGTTCATATGATCTCTTTTGGATAGCTGGAATTAATTATGATCCAACCATACTTAATATTTAAAATTAAATTAATATTAAAGAGGATATTCTCATTTTTAAACCAGATTTAGATCCAAAAATAATCAGTTAGCAGCAATATAGGCTCTAAACTTATTTTTTTATTAGTTGAAATATTAATGGGTAAATACTTAATTTATAAGCTTTGAATATTTTAAAATTTCCTCAAAAATTGGAACATATAATTAAATCATGTATCTGCTGAATCTAATGTCTTTAATGACCTTGCTTGTTAAGAACTTCTTCTATAGCGCTGCGCAGTTCACTATCAACAAAAGGTTTTACTAAATAACCAAAAGGCCCTGTTATTTTTGCCCTGTTAAGTGTCTGATTGTCAGAATGTGCTGTAAGATATATTATGGGAATATCAAAATGTTCACGTATTCGCTCAGCAGTTTCTATTCCGTCAATTTCTCCCTTAAGTACAATATCCATCAACACTAAGTCTGGTTGGGATTTTTTAACTTCTTCGATAGCTTTTTCTC
It encodes:
- a CDS encoding response regulator, with amino-acid sequence MVNILIVEDESIVALDIQDKVERLGYGVLAVVSSGEKAIEEVKKSQPDLVLMDIVLKGEIDGIETAERIREHFDIPIIYLTAHSDNQTLNRAKITGPFGYLVKPFVDSELRSAIEEVLNKQGH
- a CDS encoding methanogenesis marker 12 protein encodes the protein MVFVGMDHGTTGVSFTILDNETTHFKILREDLSAGKVSALKELSKRVDLNSIDLMAITYAMGDALKAVTPIEKVKNRGIKSMEGAGKVTGGGTAVYDEIKNSGIPTVVIPGIHDETTCLDKRFKAAYSHHASSEKVSICYNAFMETGFKNMIVADISSNTVTMLIEDGIIKGAMDACIGAMGTIHGPLDLKMIRDIDDGVRTANECFSRAGAVKIADVYGKVSHMKDEIIKNYLKCDSKAKLAIDTMIMTIVMEIYGLAGIAKNVDGIILTGSTGSMQEPIDIFGAIKKEVENIAPVVRIGERSGSVGSAQIAKAVFEGEKDILGMPVVK
- a CDS encoding acetolactate synthase large subunit is translated as MRGGEALLKSLENQGVDVVFGYPGGQLLPLYDMIYDSDLRHILVRHEQCAAHAADGYARASGKVGVCIATSGPGATNLVTGIATAYMDSSPIVAIAGQVPTGLIGNDAFQEVDTIGMTMPITKHNFQPITSKEIPEMVKSAFYIAGTGRPGPVVLDLPKDIQEQELDFENDVKITLPGYKPTRKGHPLQIKRAASLIGNAKKPVILAGGGVIISNSSEELLKLSELVKAPVTTSLLGKGSFPEDHDLSLGMLGMHGRLPANFAVDKCDCLIAVGCRFSDRTTGKISEFAKNAKIIHIDIDPAEIGKNVDVDIPIVGDAKIILSNLIRAISQNKMSNKSMEWVNRVKNFKQTCIPKMSFDDTPLKPQQVIKEIAEAVDDDTIVTTDVGQNQMWMAHYFTSRKPKTFLSSGGLGTMGFGFPAAIGAKVAMPESDVVAVAGDGGFLMVSQELATVKEYDIPVVICVLDNRYLGMVAQWQNLFYEKRLSHTHLGESPDFVKLAEAFGVAADRVEKPGELREVLSSAINSGEPTLIDVTIDPDEILPMVPPGCGLTEIVGEYKTESNHSEDIPYHETAKERAGD
- the ilvC gene encoding ketol-acid reductoisomerase gives rise to the protein MNIHYEKDVDLDVLKDKTIAVIGYGSQGRAQALNMSESGLNVVVGLRKGGASWDKAKADGLTVLTMEEAALKADVIHILIPDEIQAAVYANAIEEGLEEGNTLSFSHGYNIHYNYIKAPANVNVTMVAPKAPGATVRREYEEGFGVPGLVAVEQDATGNAKEIALAMAKGSGLTRAGVLETTFKEETETDLFGEQAVLCGGATELIKAGFQTLVDAGYQPEIAYFETCHELKLIVDLIYKQGFAGMWHDVSNTAEYGGLTRRDRVITDESRAAMKEILKEIQTGKFTKEFALENQAKAPMLGRMRAMEDDLQIEKVGTKLRKLCGLQK
- a CDS encoding oligosaccharide flippase family protein, encoding MSEYKLFVQRIGLFGVTNIFVSLSSLILLPFLTQNLTTQDYAIWTIFITTVGIIPLIVTLGLPYSMVRFLAIKTEKENIKEEFYSITFLLLFVGIITSIILLLLSKQIALILFNGNTVISTLLTLTTLASIIYISFSSFFRTFQQMKIISILSLIQTYLMVAIVVCLLESGHKIEGAIFGYFIAQFIVALASIWLVLRQIGFKLPKFKSIRKYLSFGMPTIPGNLSSWIVDASDRYLILFILGTTFVSYYTPAYTLGIVITMFAAPFSFILPALLSKYYDQNEIGEVKKHLDYSIKYFMLLAIPAVFGLSFLSEPLLLVITHKPEFAQNGYFITPFVALGALLVGLYGIIVQILILEKKTKIMGSQWMAAAAINVILNIIFIPSFGIIAAAIATLTAYLFTLVVTLIYSQKYIKIEFDFKFLLKSLIASIVMSTVILVINPVSAIGILATIIICSAVYITIIFMLRGISREEIKFFRELTHI
- the ilvN gene encoding acetolactate synthase small subunit; translated protein: MEDQRTHIISALVLHKPGVLQRVAGLFTRRGFNIESITVGTSEQEEIARMTIIAKGDGKVLEQITKQLNKIIDVIKVRDLEPENTVKRELCLIKVHSPTEKVRAEVVQYVNIFRGRVIDVSPETLTIEMTGASDKIDALIDLVKGFGIKEIARTGPTAMSRGVKTI
- a CDS encoding cadmium resistance transporter produces the protein MFIATNLDDLFVLMIFFSNKEFKVKQIVLGQYIGVMALIAISALSYFLKLVIPVNWIGMLGILPIIIGLKNLKDLKDNKDISANYNINEENKGFFSKFRNSKSSLVALVSFTNGGDNIGVYVPLFASIGLHQMLVVISVFIVMIAVWCYISFNLVENSILGDKIKKYGHIILLFVLIFLGITILAHNF